A single genomic interval of Armigeres subalbatus isolate Guangzhou_Male chromosome 1, GZ_Asu_2, whole genome shotgun sequence harbors:
- the LOC134206513 gene encoding uncharacterized protein LOC134206513, with protein MPLTGCEVITWLAVGLTNNRPADGKTIVWQNMGQAITQCTSGRFSDILVIPSDKGNKTVLMFAEDYKQKMLALVNDHQTYERIPRDPTSRFQNQNNSIVQRIRALDLIDDKTARSLKTYSAVCPKIYGQPKAHKTGLPLRPVVPNMTAPSYNLAKFVASILKQSIESPYNIKDSFSFCEFINGTQLPPNHMLVSLDVTALFTSIPKHLVIENVRQKWNDIKQHTNINQSLFVEIIEFCIDSSYFVYEGQYYKQKFGTAMGNPLSPIAADLVMETLLNTVLENMGFRLPFIRKYVDDLVTAIPLEKLKQLLDAFNSYDIHIQFTHELEMNNRLPYLDMLLIRQQNQRVTTEWYSKPIASGRFLDFYSIHPMSMKLNVAKNFICRVNKLSTSLSDTEKHKIIDDHLKLNHYPSNLRHRLENRMNERRHQTQSNVTEEKRLKYTYRSLAYIPGLSSRIDKLLKKDYTNIKLANYNIKTVRQIFSNIKDPTPPGQQTNAIYNIPCIPCPACYIDMTTNKLSTRMSGHKTHYNTLDRLTATNINITDPQITLLSQKQHYLNIV; from the coding sequence ATTTTCCGACATTCTAGTCATCCCGTCAGATAAAGGCAACAAAACTGTATTGATGTTTGCAGAAGACTACAAACAGAAAATGCTGGCGTTGGTCAACGACCATCAAACGTACGAACGTATTCCACGTGATCCAACAAGCAGATTTCAGAATCAAAACAACAGCATCGTACAACGGATCCGAGCACTGGATCTGATCGACGACAAAACAGCCAGATCTTTGAAGACGTACTCAGCGGTATGCCCAAAAATCTACGGACAGCCAAAGGCTCACAAAACAGGACTACCACTCCGTCCGGTGGTTCCAAACATGACCGCGCCATCATACAATTTGGCCAAATTCGTCGCAAGTATTCTAAAGCAATCCATAGAAAGTCCGTACAATATCAAGGATTCATTCTCTTTTTGCGAATTCATCAATGGGACCCAACTTCCGCCCAATCACATGTTGGTGTCGCTCGACGTCACAGCGCTTTTCACGTCGATCCCAAAACACCTGGTCATCGAAAACGTTCGACAAAAGTGGAACGATATTAAGCAACACACAAACATCAATCAAAGTCTATTTGTTGAAATTATTGAATTCTGCATAGATTCGAGTTACTTCGTCTATGAGGGCCAGTATTACAAACAAAAATTCGGCACAGCAATGGGCAATCCGCTCTCTCCAATAGCAGCGGATCTTGTGATGGAGACCCTATTAAACACCGTCTTGGAAAATATGGGTTTCCGTTTACCGTTCATCCGTAAATACGTAGATGATCTCGTCACAGCAATTCCCCTAGAAAAACTAAAACAATTACTCGACGCATTCAACAGCTATGACATTCATATCCAGTTCACGCATGAGCTGGAAATGAATAACAGACTACCCTACTTGGACATGCTACTCATCAGACAACAAAACCAAAGGGTAACAACTGAATGGTATTCAAAACCAATTGCGAGCGGCAGATTCCTTGATTTCTACTCAATCCACCCTATGAGTATGAAGctaaatgttgccaaaaatttCATCTGTCGAGTAAACAAGCTTTCAACAAGCTTATCAGATACGGAGAAACACAAAATAATCGACGATCATCTGAAGCTGAATCACTATCCGTCAAACCTCCGGCACCGACTGGAAAACCGCATGAATGAACGACGTCATCAAACACAGTCTAATGTCACAGAAGAGAAACGGTTGAAATATACCTACCGATCGCTGGCATACATACCGGGCCTATCGAGCAGAATCGACAAGCTGCTGAAAAAGGACTACACGAATATCAAACTCGCAAACTACAACATAAAAACAGTAAGACAAATATTCAGCAACATCAAAGATCCGACACCTCCCGGTCAACAAACAAACGCCATTTACAACATTCCGTGCATTCCGTGCCCAGCCTGCTACATAGATATGACGACAAATAAGTTAAGTACAAGGATGAGCGGACACAAAACACACTACAATACACTAGATCGTCTCACTGCAACAAACATAAACATTACAGATCCACAAATAACACTTCTGAGCCAAAAACAGCACTACTTGAACATAGTATAG